In the Syntrophales bacterium genome, TTTAACGAAATTTTGGGTATAGACGGTGTAATAATGACAAAGCTGGATGGAGACGCGCGTGGTGGTGCGGCACTGTCTCTGAAGGCCGTTATTGGAAAACCAATAAAGTTCGTCGGTACGGGGGAAAAGATAGATGCCCTAGAGGTGTTCCATCCCGCGCGTATGGCTTCGAGAATTCTCGGTATGGGAGATGTTGTGACTCTTGTGGAGAAGGTACAGGCAACTATTTCAGAGAAAGAAGCTCAAGAATTGGAGAGGAAGTTAAGAAAAAAAGAATTTACGCTGGAAGATTTCCGTAATCAGTTACTACAGATAAAGAAAATGGGTTCTTTCAGAGAGGTTATGTCCATGATCCCCGGTTTCTCTAAGTTGAAAATGGCAGATGGTATGTTGCCCGATGATCGGGAGATCATTAAAGCTATAGCTATTATCGATTCTATGACGAAGGAGGAACGGGAAAACTATCAAATAATCAATGGAGAAAGGAGGTTACGTATAGCCAGGGGAAGTGGAACAACTGTACAGGACGTAAACAGACTCCTCAAAAGCTATGGGGAGATGCGGAAGCTTCTTAAAAGGATAACCACGAAGGAGGGTATAAAAGCTCTGAAGAGAAGTGGTTTTCGTTTTTGATCAAAAAGACTATTTTCATAGTGAAATAGTTATGCTATGAATGGTACTCTATTCGTTTAAATTCTCAGGAGGTGATGGACAGGTCGGATGGCAACGAAGATACGATTGGCCCGTATGGGAGGTCACAAAAGGGCGTTTTATAGGATTGTAGTGGCTGATTCGGAAGCACCACGCGATGGTCGTTTTGTGGAGGTTGTGGGTCATTACGATCCCCACAAGAGTACAGGGGGGGTGGTAATTAAGGAGGAGCGAGTGAGGGAGTGGCTTTCCAAGGGTGCTATACCCACCATGACGGTCTCTCGGCTTCTCGCGAAACATGGCGTTAAAGTAAAATAGGGCATAACGTAAATGCGAAAATCCTGAAGATTTTGAGGGGAAAGACATGCGGAGGTGGAAACTATGAAAGAGTTGATCAAGTACATTGCTCAGGCTCTGGTCGATCATCCGGACCAGGTACAGGTATCTGAGATTGTGGGTGAACAGACTTCGGTTATCGAGTTGCGCGTGGCGAAAGAGGATCTGGGGAAGGTTATTGGGAAGCAAGGTCGTACTGCGAAAGCGATGAGAACGATCTTGAGTGCCGCTTCGACGAAAGTCAAAAAGCGTACAGTTCTGGAGATTATTGAATAGTGCGTTGAAAAAGCTCTTTGAAATAGGGCGGATAGCGAAGCCACATGGCTTAAAGGGTGTCGTAAAGGTCACCTCTTTTCTAGAGGCCCCCCAGGAGGTGCTCCAGGAAGGTGATTCAGTGTTTCTGCGACGAGGAGGAAAAGAGATGGGTCCGTTTCGTCTGCAGAAACACAGCGTAATGGGAAAAGCGCTACTACTGAAATTTGAGGGTCTGGACAGTCGGGAGGCTGTGGAGGAACTTGTAGGTACATTGGTGCTTCTTCCCGTAGAAAAACTTAGAGCTTTGCCGGACGGTGAGTACTATTGGCAGGAACTGCTGGGGATGGAAGTGTATACAGAGCGGGGTGAGTATGTGGGGAGCATAACATCCATAATACCCTGTAGGGCCCATGATGTTTATGTCTGTAAGCATGGCGTAAGAGAGGTGCTTCTCCCCGCTGTTGGGGATGTCATTTTGAAGGTGGACAGACAAAAGAGAAAGATGGTGGTTCGCCTTCTTGAAGGCTTGTGAACATGCCCGTGAGATTCGATATACTCACTCTCTTCCCCGAAATGTTTCGTTCACCTCTGGAGTGCAGTATTTTAAAGAGGGCGCTTGAGAGAGGCACTGTAGAGGTTTGTCTTCACAATATTAGGGATTATGCAGAGGACAAACACCGAGTTACAGACGATGCACCTTACGGTGGTGGCGGCGGCATGGTGATGAAGGTGGAGCCGATTGACAGAGCCCTGCAGGCGCTCCGGGTAGAAGAAGGAACGCCGGTGATTTTGCTTACGCCCCAAGGGGAGCTTTTCCACCAGGCAGTGGCTGAAGAATTGGCCTCTTGTAGGCGGATTGTTATGATATGCGGTCATTACGAAGGTGTGGATGAGCGTGTGAGGTTGTATCTTGTGAGCCGCGAACTTTCAATAGGTGACTACATACTCACCGGAGGCGAGTTAGCGGCTATGGTTGTTGTTGATGCAGTTACTCGCTTGCTACCTGGCAGTTTGGGGAATGAACGGTCAACTAAAGAAGAGTCGTTCTCCAGCGGCCTTTTGGAGTATCCTCAGTATACTAGACCAGCTGAATACAAGGGCTGGCGAGTACCGGATGTGCTTCTTTCCGGGAATCATAGAGAAATTGAGTCCTGGCGGAGGCGCGAATCGCTGATTAGAACCTATAAGAGAAGACCGGATTTACTGAGAAAAGCAAAATTAACACCTCAGGACAAAGAGGTGTTACGCAACTTTATTGGCAGGGAGTTTGATGGGTAAAAGGTTAAACAACGAGGAGTGTGATGGGCGATGAGTAACATTATCGAAAAGATTGAGAAAGAAAACATGAGGGCGGATATACCGGATTTTCGTCCTGGTGATACTGTACGGGTATTTGTGCGCATAGTGGAGGGTCAGAAGCAGAGAATTCAGGCTTTTGAGGGAGTAGTAATTCGTCGCACAAGAGGTAACAGTAGGGCGAGTTTTACGGTTCGGAAGATATCTTACGGTGTTGGAGTGGAAAGGACCTTTCCCCTCCATTCGCCTGTGATTGAGCGTGTTGAGGTTGTGAGTCGTGGTCGTGTGAGGAGATCTCGTCTTTACTATCTCAGAGGTTTGAAAGGGAAAAAGGCGAAGGTGAAAGAGAGTGGCAGATCTTACTGAGATGAACGATATTGAACGCGAGCTCTGTTCTCTCGGTTATCGTTTTGTTGCGGGTGTTGATGAGGTGGGAAGAGGTCCACTGGCGGGACCGGTGGTAGCGGCGGCGGTTATTTTCCCTCCTTATTATGTAAACCCGAGTATCAAAGATTCAAAGGCCCTTACCCCAATGAAGCGGGAACAGATCTACTGGCAAATCATGAACGATGCGGAGTCAGTGGGGTGGGGTATTGTGGAATCCCATGTTGTCGATGAAGTTAACATCTGGAATGCCACCGTTTTGGCTATGAAAAAGGCCTTGAGTGCACTGAGTATATCTCCTGACTATGTTTTAGTGGATGGGAACAGAGGTTTTTTAAGCGACATCCCCCAATGTGCTATTGTAAAAGGTGACAACAGATGTATATCCATAGCTGCTGCTTCAATTGTGGCCAAAGTTATAAGAGATAGAGTTATGGATATATATCACCATGAATTTCCCCAATACAATTTTCAAAAAAACAAGGGTTATGCAACCCAGGAGCATCGCTGGGCAATTAGGCGTCACGGATACTGTAGGATTCATCGTCGTTCATTTCTTGTTAGAGATCTAGTATAGGGTTATTTCGTGGCTGGTTGTAGAGGTGGCGAGGCGCCGTTCACTTGTAGGTCATCGTGGTGAGGAGGAGGCGGTAAAATTCCTCACAAGGAAGGGATACCGGATACTGGAGAGAAACTACCGTTGCCCTCTGGGGGAAATAGATATAGTTGCTAGTGATGGAAGCACGTTAGTGTTTGCAGAGGTTAAGAGTAGGAGTTCGGACTCATACGGGGATCCTTTGGAAAGTGTAACCCTGGAAAAACAGAGACGTATCTCCCTTGTGGCCCTCCATTACATTCAGCGTAGGAAACTTTACAATGTACCCGCCAGATTTGACGTTATAACGGTCAAGATGGGAAACGGGGATGTGGAGATAAGTTTGATAAAAGATGCCTTTGAATTACAGGTGGGTTGATGGATATAAGGGAAAATATAGAAAATCACAGATGTGTAGGATGTGGTTACTGTTGTTTCCGCCAGACGTGTACTTTTGGTTTGATTCTCCACCCGGAGGCGGGGGAAAAGGTTTGTCCAGAACTTCATTGGAATGGTTTTAGGTATGTGTGCAGGCTTGTGGAGATGAGTGGGTCTCTCGGAGCATTTTATAGGGAGTATCTCAAGGTTGGACAGGGATGTAGGGCTTACGCCAATCCGTGGAGAAAGGATGTCCGGTGTCGTGATGGGGAAAAAGCACCTTTACACTACTGAAGGTGATGAACTCGCAGGTGGTCAGGCCCTTATTGAGGGCGTTATGATGCGCCATCGTGATCGTGTTGCGTTGGCGGTGAGAAGAAGCGATGGGTCCATCGAATTAAAGGAGGAGACCTACGTATCTCTCACTCGTCGGTATTCTGTTCTTGGGTGGTATGTTATAAGAGGATTCGTGACCTTTCTGGAAATGGT is a window encoding:
- the rplS gene encoding 50S ribosomal protein L19, producing MSNIIEKIEKENMRADIPDFRPGDTVRVFVRIVEGQKQRIQAFEGVVIRRTRGNSRASFTVRKISYGVGVERTFPLHSPVIERVEVVSRGRVRRSRLYYLRGLKGKKAKVKESGRSY
- a CDS encoding ribonuclease HII, whose product is MADLTEMNDIERELCSLGYRFVAGVDEVGRGPLAGPVVAAAVIFPPYYVNPSIKDSKALTPMKREQIYWQIMNDAESVGWGIVESHVVDEVNIWNATVLAMKKALSALSISPDYVLVDGNRGFLSDIPQCAIVKGDNRCISIAAASIVAKVIRDRVMDIYHHEFPQYNFQKNKGYATQEHRWAIRRHGYCRIHRRSFLVRDLV
- a CDS encoding YraN family protein, yielding MARRRSLVGHRGEEEAVKFLTRKGYRILERNYRCPLGEIDIVASDGSTLVFAEVKSRSSDSYGDPLESVTLEKQRRISLVALHYIQRRKLYNVPARFDVITVKMGNGDVEISLIKDAFELQVG
- the rpsP gene encoding 30S ribosomal protein S16, with translation MATKIRLARMGGHKRAFYRIVVADSEAPRDGRFVEVVGHYDPHKSTGGVVIKEERVREWLSKGAIPTMTVSRLLAKHGVKVK
- the trmD gene encoding tRNA (guanosine(37)-N1)-methyltransferase TrmD, which gives rise to MPVRFDILTLFPEMFRSPLECSILKRALERGTVEVCLHNIRDYAEDKHRVTDDAPYGGGGGMVMKVEPIDRALQALRVEEGTPVILLTPQGELFHQAVAEELASCRRIVMICGHYEGVDERVRLYLVSRELSIGDYILTGGELAAMVVVDAVTRLLPGSLGNERSTKEESFSSGLLEYPQYTRPAEYKGWRVPDVLLSGNHREIESWRRRESLIRTYKRRPDLLRKAKLTPQDKEVLRNFIGREFDG
- the rimM gene encoding ribosome maturation factor RimM (Essential for efficient processing of 16S rRNA), coding for MPLRRKSKSVQFWRLLNSALKKLFEIGRIAKPHGLKGVVKVTSFLEAPQEVLQEGDSVFLRRGGKEMGPFRLQKHSVMGKALLLKFEGLDSREAVEELVGTLVLLPVEKLRALPDGEYYWQELLGMEVYTERGEYVGSITSIIPCRAHDVYVCKHGVREVLLPAVGDVILKVDRQKRKMVVRLLEGL
- a CDS encoding KH domain-containing protein, producing MKELIKYIAQALVDHPDQVQVSEIVGEQTSVIELRVAKEDLGKVIGKQGRTAKAMRTILSAASTKVKKRTVLEIIE